Proteins encoded together in one Streptomyces sp. NA04227 window:
- a CDS encoding thymidine phosphorylase, which translates to MDAISVIRTKRDRGELSDAQIDWVIDAYTRGVVADEQMSSLAMAILLNGMNRREISRWTAAMIASGERMDFSAASGLTRPTADKHSTGGVGDKITLPLAPLVAACGAAVPQLSGRGLGHTGGTLDKLESIPGWRALLSNEEMHAVLGDAGAVICAAGDGLAPADKKLYALRDVTGTVESIPLIASSIMSKKIAEGTGALVLDVKVGSGAFMKTLDDARELAATMVGLGTDHGVRTVALLTDMSTPLGLTAGNALEVRESVEVLAGGGPADVVELTLALAREMLDAAGLKDADPERALADGSAMDVWRRMIGAQGGDPGAPLPVAREQHVVTAPATGVLTRLDAYGVGVAAWRLGAGRARKEDPVQAGAGIELHAKPGAPVTAGQPLLTLHTDTPERFDYALQALADAYEITDGPSDAPAHGIVLERVA; encoded by the coding sequence ATGGACGCCATCTCCGTCATCCGTACGAAGCGGGACCGCGGCGAACTCAGCGACGCGCAGATCGACTGGGTGATCGACGCCTACACCAGGGGCGTCGTGGCCGACGAGCAGATGTCCTCGCTGGCGATGGCGATCCTGCTCAACGGCATGAACCGGCGCGAGATCTCGCGCTGGACCGCGGCGATGATCGCCTCCGGGGAGCGGATGGACTTCTCGGCCGCGTCCGGGCTGACCCGCCCCACCGCCGACAAGCACTCCACGGGCGGTGTCGGCGACAAGATCACGCTGCCGCTGGCACCGCTGGTCGCCGCCTGTGGCGCGGCGGTTCCGCAGCTCTCGGGGCGCGGTCTCGGCCACACCGGCGGCACCCTGGACAAGCTGGAGTCCATCCCCGGCTGGCGCGCACTGCTGTCCAACGAGGAGATGCACGCGGTGCTGGGCGATGCCGGTGCCGTCATCTGTGCCGCGGGCGACGGGCTCGCCCCGGCGGACAAGAAGCTGTACGCGCTGCGCGATGTCACCGGCACCGTCGAGTCGATCCCGTTGATCGCCTCGTCGATCATGTCGAAGAAGATCGCCGAAGGCACCGGCGCCCTGGTCCTGGACGTGAAGGTGGGCTCCGGCGCCTTCATGAAGACCCTCGACGACGCCCGCGAACTGGCCGCCACCATGGTCGGCCTCGGTACCGACCACGGCGTACGCACCGTCGCCCTGCTCACCGACATGTCGACCCCGCTCGGCCTGACCGCCGGAAATGCCCTCGAGGTCCGCGAATCCGTGGAGGTCCTCGCGGGCGGGGGGCCCGCCGACGTGGTGGAACTGACCCTGGCGCTGGCCCGCGAGATGCTCGACGCGGCCGGGCTGAAGGACGCCGACCCCGAGCGGGCGCTGGCCGACGGCTCGGCCATGGACGTCTGGCGGCGCATGATCGGCGCCCAGGGCGGCGACCCCGGCGCGCCCCTGCCGGTGGCCCGCGAGCAGCACGTCGTGACGGCCCCGGCCACCGGCGTGCTCACCCGGCTCGACGCGTACGGCGTCGGCGTGGCCGCCTGGCGCCTCGGCGCGGGCCGCGCCCGCAAGGAGGACCCGGTCCAGGCGGGCGCCGGAATCGAACTACACGCCAAGCCGGGCGCCCCGGTCACCGCCGGACAGCCCCTGCTGACCCTGCACACCGATACCCCCGAACGCTTCGACTACGCGCTCCAGGCCCTGGCGGACGCCTACGAGATCACCGACGGGCCGAGCGACGCCCCGGCGCACGGCATCGTCCTCGAACGGGTGGCCTGA
- a CDS encoding N-acylneuraminate cytidylyltransferase yields the protein MTHPEAGSPAPVRRVLAVIPARGGSKGVPAKNLAPVGGSPLVARTVRECRAARLVTDVVVSTDDQAIAAAAREAGAEVVLRPAAIAGDTATSEAAVLHAMDAHEALHGAAVDVVLLVQCTSPFILREDIDGVVGAITSNGADTALTVAPFHGFVWRDAGDEPEPAIESERSEAVGGGATVANTTAIGGGYGVNHDKSFRPRRQDRPQDLLETGAAYAMDAAGFRKHNHRFFGHTELVRTDPARVLEIDDPHDLARARALAPLFDAERPGALPTRADVDAVILDFDGTQTDDRVLIDSDGREFVSVHRGDGLGIAALRRADLKMLILSTEQNPVVAARARKLQIPVLHGIDRKDLALKQWCEEQGIAPERVLYVGNDVNDLPCFSLVGWPVAVASAHDVVRGAARAVTTLPGGDGAIREIAAWILGPSLDK from the coding sequence ATGACCCACCCGGAAGCGGGTTCGCCGGCGCCAGTACGCCGCGTGCTCGCGGTGATCCCCGCACGCGGCGGCTCCAAGGGCGTACCCGCGAAGAACCTCGCCCCGGTCGGCGGCTCACCCCTGGTCGCCAGGACCGTACGAGAGTGCCGTGCGGCCCGGCTGGTCACGGATGTCGTCGTCTCCACGGACGACCAGGCCATCGCCGCGGCCGCCCGCGAGGCGGGCGCCGAGGTCGTGCTGCGTCCGGCCGCCATCGCCGGTGACACCGCCACCAGCGAGGCCGCGGTGCTGCACGCCATGGACGCGCACGAGGCCCTGCACGGCGCGGCGGTCGATGTGGTGCTGCTCGTGCAGTGCACCAGCCCGTTCATCCTGCGCGAGGACATCGACGGGGTCGTGGGCGCGATCACCAGCAACGGCGCGGACACCGCGCTGACCGTCGCCCCCTTCCACGGCTTCGTCTGGCGGGACGCCGGTGACGAGCCCGAGCCCGCCATCGAGAGCGAGCGCAGCGAGGCGGTCGGCGGCGGGGCCACCGTCGCCAACACCACTGCCATCGGCGGGGGTTATGGTGTCAACCACGACAAGTCCTTCCGGCCCCGTCGTCAGGACCGGCCGCAGGACCTGCTGGAGACCGGCGCCGCGTACGCCATGGACGCGGCCGGATTCCGCAAGCACAACCACCGCTTCTTCGGGCACACCGAACTGGTGCGCACCGACCCCGCGCGGGTCCTCGAGATCGACGACCCGCACGACCTCGCCCGTGCCCGCGCGCTCGCCCCGCTGTTCGACGCGGAGCGGCCCGGCGCCCTGCCGACGCGCGCGGACGTGGACGCGGTCATCCTCGACTTCGACGGCACCCAGACCGACGACAGGGTGCTGATCGACTCCGACGGACGGGAATTCGTCTCCGTGCACCGCGGTGACGGACTTGGCATCGCCGCCCTGCGCAGGGCGGACCTGAAGATGCTCATCCTGTCCACGGAGCAGAACCCGGTAGTCGCCGCACGTGCCCGGAAGCTGCAGATTCCGGTACTGCACGGCATCGACCGGAAAGACCTCGCACTCAAGCAGTGGTGCGAGGAGCAGGGCATCGCGCCGGAGCGCGTGCTCTACGTCGGCAACGACGTCAACGACCTGCCGTGTTTCAGCCTGGTCGGCTGGCCGGTAGCGGTCGCGAGTGCTCACGACGTCGTGCGTGGCGCCGCACGCGCGGTCACCACCCTTCCCGGTGGTGACGGCGCGATCCGAGAGATCGCCGCCTGGATTCTCGGCCCCTCCCTCGACAAGTAA
- a CDS encoding ABC transporter ATP-binding protein, which yields MPDKVSVPDENTPAVELHGITKRFPGVVANRDIDITVHRGTVHALCGENGAGKSTLMKILYGMQKPDEGTITVDGRRVTFHTPADAIARGIGMVHQHFMLADNLTVLENTVLGAEKLHGIGAKARRRIEEISQAYGLNIRPDTYVEELGVADRQRVEILKVLYRGARTLILDEPTAVLVPQEVDALFDNLRELKSEGLTVIFISHKLGEVLSVADEITVIRRGTTVGTADPRTTTAKQLAELMVGSELPSPETEESTVTDRPMLTVTDLRLTQTDLDGVERVILDDISFTIHHGEVLGIAGVEGNGQSELVEAVMGMRDPDSGRILLDADDITHLPTRKRREEGVGYIPEDRHRHGLLLEATLWENRILGHVTERPNSKRGLLDRSAARKDTARIIREYDVRTPGIEVTAASLSGGNQQKLIVGREMSHAPKLLIAAHPTRGVDVGAQAQIWDQIREARREGLAVLLISADLDELIGLSDTLRVMYRGRLVADADPQSITPEELGSAMTGAAAGHLEHADDGPEHTAQPGEPGKFDKPEKTGTFDKPGKFDKPANPEDPEDEAR from the coding sequence GTGCCTGACAAAGTGTCCGTGCCCGACGAGAACACTCCCGCCGTCGAACTGCACGGCATCACCAAGCGGTTCCCCGGTGTCGTCGCCAACCGCGACATCGACATCACGGTCCACCGCGGCACCGTGCACGCCCTCTGCGGCGAGAACGGCGCCGGCAAGTCGACCCTGATGAAGATCCTCTACGGCATGCAGAAGCCGGACGAGGGCACCATCACGGTCGACGGGCGGCGGGTCACCTTCCACACCCCGGCCGACGCCATCGCGCGCGGAATCGGCATGGTGCACCAGCACTTCATGCTGGCCGACAACCTGACCGTGCTGGAGAACACCGTGCTCGGCGCGGAGAAGCTGCACGGCATCGGGGCCAAGGCCCGCCGCAGGATCGAGGAGATCTCGCAGGCGTACGGACTGAACATCCGGCCCGACACGTATGTCGAGGAGCTCGGCGTCGCGGACCGGCAGCGGGTGGAGATCCTCAAGGTGCTCTACCGGGGCGCGCGCACGCTGATCCTGGACGAGCCCACCGCGGTCCTGGTGCCGCAGGAGGTGGACGCGCTCTTCGACAACCTGCGGGAGCTCAAGTCCGAGGGCCTGACCGTCATCTTCATCTCGCACAAGCTGGGCGAGGTGCTGTCGGTCGCCGACGAGATCACCGTGATCCGGCGCGGCACCACGGTCGGCACCGCCGATCCGCGCACCACCACCGCCAAGCAGCTCGCCGAGCTGATGGTCGGCTCCGAACTCCCCTCCCCGGAGACCGAGGAGTCCACGGTCACCGACCGCCCGATGCTCACCGTCACGGATCTGAGGCTCACCCAGACCGACCTCGACGGCGTCGAGCGCGTCATCCTCGACGACATCTCCTTCACCATCCACCACGGCGAGGTCCTCGGGATCGCCGGTGTGGAGGGCAACGGCCAGTCCGAACTGGTCGAGGCCGTGATGGGCATGCGCGACCCGGACAGCGGACGCATCCTGCTCGACGCGGACGACATCACGCACCTGCCCACCCGCAAGCGCCGTGAGGAGGGCGTCGGTTACATCCCGGAGGACCGCCACCGCCACGGGCTGCTGCTGGAGGCCACGCTCTGGGAGAACCGCATCCTCGGGCACGTCACCGAGCGCCCCAACAGCAAGCGCGGACTGCTCGACCGGAGCGCGGCGCGCAAGGACACCGCGCGCATCATCCGGGAGTACGACGTCCGCACCCCCGGTATCGAGGTCACCGCGGCCTCGCTGTCCGGCGGCAACCAGCAGAAGCTGATCGTCGGCCGCGAGATGAGCCACGCGCCGAAGCTGCTGATCGCCGCGCATCCCACCCGCGGTGTCGACGTCGGCGCGCAGGCGCAGATCTGGGACCAGATCCGGGAGGCGCGCCGCGAGGGCCTGGCGGTGCTGCTGATCTCCGCCGACCTCGACGAACTCATCGGTCTTTCGGACACCTTGCGGGTGATGTACCGGGGCAGACTCGTCGCCGACGCCGACCCGCAGAGCATCACCCCCGAGGAACTCGGCTCCGCCATGACGGGTGCCGCGGCCGGTCATCTCGAGCACGCGGACGACGGACCCGAGCACACCGCGCAGCCCGGGGAGCCCGGGAAGTTCGACAAGCCCGAGAAAACCGGGACGTTCGACAAGCCGGGGAAGTTCGACAAGCCCGCGAACCCCGAGGACCCCGAAGACGAGGCCCGATGA
- a CDS encoding N-acetylneuraminate synthase family protein — protein sequence MSSNPRLRSFGSRTAGPGQPVYVCGEIGINHNGELDNAIKLIDVAADAGCDAVKFQKRTPEICTPRDQWDIERDTPWGRMTYIDYRHRVEFGEEEYTAIDEHCKKRGIDWFASPWDTEAVAFLEKFDLPAHKVASASLTDDELLRALRATGRTIILSTGMSTPKQIRHAVEVLGSDNILLCHATSTYPAKAEELNLRVINTLQDEYPNVPIGYSGHEPGLQTTLAAVALGATFVERHITLDRTMWGSDQAASVEPQGLERLVRDIRVISTALGDGVKKVYESELGPMKKLRRVPGVIAEAESGAQA from the coding sequence ATGAGCTCCAACCCCCGCCTGCGCAGCTTCGGTTCCCGTACCGCCGGACCGGGCCAGCCCGTTTACGTCTGTGGCGAGATCGGCATCAACCACAACGGTGAGCTCGACAACGCGATCAAGCTGATCGACGTCGCCGCCGACGCCGGTTGTGACGCCGTCAAGTTCCAGAAGCGGACGCCCGAGATCTGCACCCCGCGTGACCAGTGGGACATCGAGCGCGACACCCCCTGGGGCCGGATGACGTACATCGACTACCGGCACCGCGTCGAGTTCGGTGAGGAGGAGTACACCGCGATCGACGAGCACTGCAAGAAGCGCGGTATCGACTGGTTCGCCTCCCCGTGGGACACCGAGGCCGTCGCCTTCCTGGAGAAGTTCGACCTGCCGGCCCACAAGGTGGCCTCCGCCTCCCTGACGGACGACGAGCTGCTGCGCGCCCTGCGTGCCACCGGCCGCACGATCATCCTGTCCACGGGTATGTCCACCCCGAAGCAGATCCGCCACGCGGTGGAGGTGCTCGGCAGCGACAACATCCTGCTCTGCCACGCCACGTCGACCTACCCGGCCAAGGCCGAGGAGCTCAACCTGCGCGTGATCAACACCCTGCAGGACGAGTACCCGAACGTGCCGATCGGCTACTCCGGCCACGAGCCCGGTCTGCAGACCACGCTGGCCGCGGTCGCCCTGGGCGCCACCTTCGTGGAGCGTCACATCACCCTCGACCGCACCATGTGGGGCTCCGACCAGGCCGCCTCCGTGGAGCCGCAGGGTCTGGAGCGTCTGGTCCGCGACATCCGCGTGATCTCGACCGCTCTCGGTGACGGTGTCAAGAAGGTCTACGAGTCCGAGCTCGGCCCGATGAAGAAGCTCCGTCGCGTCCCCGGCGTCATCGCCGAGGCCGAGTCCGGCGCGCAGGCCTGA
- a CDS encoding BMP family protein, giving the protein MRRVVKISAACIASAALALSATACGSTSSEKEKDSGSGGGVKIGLAFDVGGRGDHSFNDSAARGADKAKDEFDGELKELTAKTSDTEADRVQKLTDLADAGYNPVIGVGFAYAPSVNKVAAKYPDTTFGIVDSVVDQKNVNSVVFTEEQGSYLAGVAAALKTKKKHVGFIGGNDNPLIKKFEAGYVQGIKDTDPKIEIERQYLSRGNDTSGFTSPDKGKSAAEGMLDKGADVVYSAAGNSNSGAIEAAAEVKGAWAIGTDSDPYEVPALSKFKHAILSSMLKNVDLGVYELVKSVKDGKPKTGISSYALKDKGVQLSTSGGYLDDIKGKLDEVEKKIVAGDIKVKTTP; this is encoded by the coding sequence TTGCGCCGGGTAGTGAAGATCTCTGCTGCGTGTATCGCCAGCGCCGCACTGGCACTCTCCGCCACTGCCTGTGGCAGCACGTCCTCCGAGAAGGAGAAGGACTCCGGCTCGGGCGGCGGCGTCAAGATCGGTCTCGCCTTCGACGTCGGCGGCCGTGGTGACCACTCCTTCAACGACTCCGCCGCGCGTGGTGCGGACAAGGCGAAGGACGAGTTCGACGGCGAGCTCAAGGAGCTCACCGCCAAGACCAGCGACACCGAGGCGGACCGGGTCCAGAAGCTGACCGACCTCGCCGACGCGGGCTACAACCCGGTCATCGGCGTGGGCTTCGCGTACGCGCCCTCCGTCAACAAGGTGGCCGCGAAGTACCCGGACACCACCTTCGGCATCGTCGACTCGGTCGTGGACCAGAAGAACGTCAACAGCGTCGTCTTCACCGAGGAGCAGGGCTCCTACCTGGCCGGTGTGGCCGCGGCCCTGAAGACCAAGAAGAAGCACGTCGGCTTCATCGGCGGCAACGACAACCCGCTGATCAAGAAGTTCGAGGCGGGCTACGTCCAGGGCATCAAGGACACCGACCCGAAGATCGAGATCGAGCGCCAGTACCTGAGCCGCGGCAACGACACCTCCGGCTTCACCAGCCCGGACAAGGGCAAGTCGGCCGCGGAGGGCATGCTCGACAAGGGTGCGGACGTCGTCTACTCGGCGGCGGGCAACTCCAACAGTGGCGCGATCGAGGCCGCCGCCGAAGTCAAGGGCGCCTGGGCGATCGGCACCGACTCCGACCCGTACGAGGTCCCGGCGCTGTCCAAGTTCAAGCACGCGATCCTCTCGTCGATGCTCAAGAACGTCGACCTCGGCGTCTACGAGCTGGTGAAGTCCGTCAAGGACGGCAAGCCGAAGACCGGTATCAGCTCCTACGCCCTGAAGGACAAGGGCGTGCAGCTGTCCACCTCCGGCGGCTACCTGGACGACATCAAGGGCAAGCTGGACGAGGTCGAGAAGAAGATCGTCGCGGGCGACATCAAGGTCAAGACGACCCCGTAA
- a CDS encoding ABC transporter permease, translated as MTATMQDAPPPAAPKVAGGRRVGPRDTWVRVLILTLFGLLLLSLVREITGADQLTSAGQIGAALALAVPIGLAALAGMWSERAGVINIGLEGMMILGTFGAGWLGWQSSPWFGLLCGIGFGVLGGLIHGIATITFGVDHIVSGVAVNLLALGATQYLAKIFFAEGDAAVEGGNPKQSPASEALPDFSVGGFDVFGLEVGSLSDGLNSLQERHWFFVSDVAGILGGLVTELSVVTVIAVALVVLSWWILWRTAFGLRLRSCGENPIAAESLGVHVYTYKYAALAVSGGLAGLGGAFLALVTSHVYLEGQTGGRGYIGLAAMIFGNWRPGGLAMGAGLFGFSDALQLRNGGTVVHALLLLLFILLVLLALRKAYRKSWLQAGVSGVVALAVLVWYLATDEVPNDFVGATPYFVTLLVLSLSAQRLRMPKANGMRYHKGQGK; from the coding sequence ATGACCGCCACGATGCAAGACGCCCCGCCTCCCGCGGCGCCCAAGGTGGCGGGCGGCCGGCGCGTCGGCCCCCGCGACACCTGGGTCCGGGTGCTGATCCTCACCCTGTTCGGACTGCTTCTGCTGTCCCTCGTGCGCGAGATCACCGGCGCCGACCAGCTCACCTCCGCCGGACAGATCGGGGCCGCACTGGCTCTCGCGGTACCGATCGGGCTCGCCGCGCTGGCCGGCATGTGGTCCGAGCGCGCGGGTGTGATCAACATCGGCCTCGAAGGCATGATGATCCTCGGCACCTTCGGTGCGGGCTGGCTCGGCTGGCAGTCCAGCCCCTGGTTCGGCCTGCTGTGCGGAATCGGCTTCGGTGTGCTCGGCGGCCTGATCCACGGCATCGCCACCATCACCTTCGGCGTCGACCACATCGTCTCCGGCGTGGCCGTCAACCTGCTCGCGCTCGGCGCCACCCAGTACCTCGCCAAGATCTTCTTCGCCGAGGGCGACGCCGCCGTCGAGGGCGGCAACCCCAAGCAGTCGCCCGCCTCGGAGGCGCTCCCCGACTTCAGCGTGGGCGGGTTCGACGTGTTCGGCCTCGAGGTGGGCAGCCTCTCCGACGGGCTCAACTCGCTGCAGGAGCGGCACTGGTTCTTCGTCTCCGACGTCGCGGGCATTCTCGGCGGCCTGGTCACCGAACTCTCGGTGGTCACGGTCATCGCGGTCGCGCTCGTCGTCCTGAGCTGGTGGATCCTGTGGCGTACCGCGTTCGGCCTGCGGCTGCGCTCCTGCGGTGAGAACCCGATCGCCGCGGAGTCGCTCGGCGTGCACGTCTACACGTACAAGTACGCGGCTCTCGCCGTCTCCGGCGGCCTCGCCGGGCTCGGCGGTGCCTTCCTCGCCCTGGTCACCTCGCACGTCTACCTGGAGGGCCAGACCGGCGGCCGCGGCTACATCGGCCTCGCCGCGATGATCTTCGGCAACTGGCGGCCGGGCGGACTCGCCATGGGTGCGGGCCTGTTCGGCTTCTCGGACGCGCTGCAACTGCGCAACGGCGGCACGGTCGTGCACGCGCTGCTGCTTCTGCTGTTCATCCTGCTCGTGCTGCTCGCGCTGCGGAAGGCGTACCGCAAGTCCTGGCTCCAGGCGGGCGTTTCGGGGGTCGTCGCCCTCGCGGTCCTGGTCTGGTACCTGGCCACGGACGAGGTGCCCAACGACTTCGTCGGCGCGACCCCGTACTTCGTCACGCTGCTCGTGCTCTCGTTGTCCGCGCAACGGCTGCGCATGCCCAAGGCGAACGGCATGCGCTACCACAAGGGCCAGGGCAAGTGA
- a CDS encoding ABC transporter permease: MKKYTSRIDKERLFLGIAAPLLAIVAALVVTALVILATGKDPGPAFDDMLTYGTASDSQVYILNKATTYYLAGVAVAIGFRMNLFNIGVDGQYRLAAFIAAALGGALTLPGFISVPLIILCAMAVGALWAAIAGVLKVTRGVSEVISTIMLNAIATAIIAYLLQPGRLGELDKAGTKVSTEPLPADSHFFVFDTGPAGELWGFIVVAAVVGVAYWFVLGRTRFGFDLRTVGLSESAASASGVGVKKMIATSMILSGAVAGLIGMPTLLNDSHEFSNDFPSGIGFTGIAIALLGRNHPIGIALGALLWGFLERTTNHLEFQGYDKEILGVIQGVIVLCVVIAYEVVRRFGIKRQQQRVGAQLAARAGAPTKKQEVA; the protein is encoded by the coding sequence ATGAAGAAGTACACCTCCCGCATCGACAAGGAGCGGCTGTTCCTCGGGATCGCCGCGCCACTGCTCGCGATCGTCGCCGCGCTCGTGGTCACCGCCCTGGTGATCCTCGCGACCGGCAAGGACCCGGGCCCCGCCTTCGACGACATGCTGACCTATGGCACCGCGAGCGACAGCCAGGTCTACATCCTCAACAAGGCGACCACGTACTACCTCGCGGGCGTCGCGGTGGCCATCGGCTTCCGGATGAACCTGTTCAACATCGGTGTGGACGGCCAGTACCGGCTCGCCGCCTTCATCGCCGCGGCGCTCGGCGGCGCGCTGACGCTGCCGGGGTTCATCTCCGTACCGCTGATCATCCTGTGCGCCATGGCGGTCGGCGCGCTGTGGGCCGCCATCGCCGGTGTGCTGAAGGTGACCCGCGGGGTCAGCGAGGTCATCTCGACCATCATGCTGAACGCGATCGCGACCGCGATCATCGCCTATCTGCTGCAGCCGGGCCGCCTCGGCGAGCTGGACAAGGCCGGTACCAAGGTCTCGACCGAACCGCTGCCCGCCGACTCGCACTTCTTCGTCTTCGACACCGGTCCGGCCGGTGAGCTCTGGGGCTTCATCGTGGTCGCGGCGGTGGTCGGCGTCGCGTACTGGTTTGTGCTCGGCCGCACCCGCTTCGGCTTCGACCTGCGCACCGTCGGTCTGTCCGAGTCGGCCGCCTCGGCCAGTGGCGTCGGCGTCAAGAAGATGATCGCGACGAGCATGATCCTCTCGGGCGCGGTCGCGGGTCTGATCGGCATGCCGACGCTGCTCAACGACAGCCACGAGTTCAGCAACGACTTCCCCTCCGGTATCGGGTTCACCGGTATCGCCATCGCGCTCCTCGGCCGCAACCACCCCATCGGCATCGCGCTCGGCGCACTGCTCTGGGGTTTCCTGGAGCGCACCACCAACCATCTCGAATTCCAGGGCTACGACAAGGAGATCCTCGGCGTGATCCAGGGCGTCATCGTCCTGTGCGTCGTCATCGCCTACGAGGTCGTACGCCGATTCGGCATCAAGCGGCAGCAGCAGCGCGTGGGCGCCCAACTCGCTGCCCGGGCCGGCGCCCCCACCAAGAAGCAGGAGGTGGCGTGA
- a CDS encoding cytidine deaminase → MSAPTAEAEADWEALRQAAREAMSRAYAPYSGFPVGAAARVDDGRIVTGCNVENASYGLGLCAECGLVAQLRLTGGGRLTHFTCVDGRGELLMPCGRCRQLLHEFGGPALLLETPAGIRSLDAMLPQAFGPEQLN, encoded by the coding sequence GTGAGCGCGCCGACCGCCGAGGCCGAGGCCGACTGGGAGGCGCTGCGTCAGGCGGCGCGCGAGGCCATGTCCCGTGCCTACGCGCCGTACTCCGGCTTCCCGGTCGGTGCCGCCGCGCGCGTCGACGACGGGCGGATCGTGACGGGCTGCAACGTCGAGAACGCCTCCTACGGTCTCGGGCTGTGCGCGGAGTGCGGGCTCGTCGCGCAGCTTAGGCTCACCGGGGGCGGCCGTCTGACGCACTTCACCTGTGTCGACGGGCGGGGCGAGCTGCTCATGCCGTGCGGGCGCTGCCGTCAGCTGCTCCACGAGTTCGGCGGCCCCGCCCTGCTCCTGGAGACCCCGGCGGGCATCCGCTCACTGGACGCCATGCTGCCCCAGGCCTTCGGCCCCGAACAGCTCAACTGA
- a CDS encoding amidohydrolase: MSTLVGLAEVPALDGLLGEELYAELVAFRRDLHMHPELGNQEIRTTAAIKHRLESAGLKPRVLNTGTGLICDIGDSATQSPAGMPIEAAEGRTGVGGARPMLALRADIDALPIPDTKASCAYRSTEPGRAHACGHDVHTTVVLGAGLVLAELHRRGELPHPVRLIFQPAEEVLPGGATDAIESGVLEGVGRILAVHCDPKVDAGRIGLRHGAITSACDRLEITLDGPGGHTARPHLTTDLVTAAARVATEVPGLVGRRVDARSGLSVTWGRIESGHACNVIPQHAELSGTVRCLDLETWRQAPDVVHAAVDEIAGLYRAKSQITYVRGVPPVVNEEGATELLRSAMTARRGPDSVEDTPQSLGGEDFSWYLEHVPGAMARLGVRTPGDRVSRDLHQGDFDADESAIRVGVELFTASALLDAAQR; the protein is encoded by the coding sequence ATGTCCACGCTTGTGGGCCTTGCCGAGGTACCCGCCCTCGACGGACTCCTCGGCGAGGAGCTCTACGCGGAGCTGGTCGCCTTCCGCCGGGACCTGCACATGCACCCCGAGCTCGGCAACCAGGAGATCCGCACCACCGCGGCGATCAAGCACCGCCTGGAGAGCGCCGGACTCAAGCCGCGGGTTCTGAACACCGGCACCGGGCTCATCTGTGACATCGGCGACTCGGCCACCCAGTCCCCGGCGGGCATGCCGATCGAGGCCGCCGAGGGGCGCACCGGAGTGGGCGGGGCGCGCCCGATGCTCGCGCTGCGCGCCGACATCGACGCCCTGCCGATCCCGGACACCAAGGCCAGCTGCGCGTACCGGTCGACCGAGCCCGGTCGCGCGCACGCCTGCGGGCACGACGTGCACACGACGGTGGTCCTCGGCGCCGGTCTCGTCCTGGCCGAACTGCACCGCAGGGGCGAACTGCCGCATCCGGTACGGCTGATCTTCCAGCCGGCCGAGGAGGTGCTGCCCGGAGGTGCCACCGACGCGATCGAGTCCGGTGTACTGGAGGGCGTGGGGCGCATTCTGGCCGTGCACTGCGACCCCAAGGTGGACGCGGGGCGCATCGGTCTGCGGCACGGGGCCATCACCTCGGCCTGCGACCGGCTGGAGATCACGCTCGACGGTCCCGGCGGTCACACCGCACGTCCGCACCTCACGACGGACCTGGTGACCGCCGCTGCCAGGGTGGCCACCGAGGTGCCCGGCCTGGTCGGCCGCCGGGTCGACGCGCGCTCGGGGCTTTCGGTGACCTGGGGGCGTATCGAGTCCGGGCACGCCTGCAACGTCATCCCCCAGCACGCCGAACTCTCCGGCACCGTCCGCTGCCTGGACCTGGAGACCTGGCGCCAGGCACCCGACGTGGTGCATGCCGCCGTCGACGAGATCGCGGGCCTGTACCGCGCCAAGAGCCAGATCACCTACGTCCGCGGGGTGCCGCCCGTGGTGAACGAGGAGGGCGCCACCGAGCTGCTGCGCAGTGCCATGACGGCGCGGCGCGGCCCCGACTCGGTGGAGGACACCCCGCAGAGCCTCGGTGGCGAGGACTTCTCCTGGTATCTGGAGCACGTGCCCGGGGCCATGGCCCGGCTCGGTGTGCGCACGCCCGGCGACCGGGTCTCGCGCGATCTGCACCAGGGCGACTTCGACGCCGACGAGTCGGCGATCCGGGTCGGTGTGGAGTTGTTCACGGCGTCGGCGCTGCTCGACGCCGCCCAGCGCTGA